A genomic segment from Halomonas sp. TA22 encodes:
- the rplA gene encoding 50S ribosomal protein L1, which produces MAKLTKRAKLIQEKIDSTKVYGLEEAVALLNELSTVKFKESLDVAINLGVDPRKSDQVVRGATVMPNGTGKDVRVAVFTQGANAEAAKEAGADIVGMDDLAEQVKKGQLDFDVVIASPDAMRVVGQLGQILGPRGLMPNPKVGTVTPDVVTAVKNAKAGQVRFRTDKNGIIHTTLGKVDFDTAAIQGNLEALVADLKRLKPSTSKGVYFKKLTLSTTMGPGLTVDHSALV; this is translated from the coding sequence ATGGCTAAACTGACCAAGCGTGCAAAGCTGATTCAGGAGAAGATCGACTCCACCAAGGTGTACGGTCTTGAAGAAGCCGTGGCGCTGCTCAACGAGCTCTCCACCGTCAAGTTCAAGGAGTCGCTGGACGTCGCCATCAATCTGGGCGTCGATCCGCGCAAATCCGACCAGGTGGTGCGTGGCGCAACCGTCATGCCCAATGGTACCGGCAAGGACGTGCGTGTCGCCGTCTTTACCCAGGGTGCCAATGCCGAGGCGGCCAAGGAAGCCGGTGCCGATATCGTCGGCATGGACGACCTGGCCGAGCAGGTCAAGAAAGGCCAGCTCGACTTTGACGTGGTCATCGCCTCACCGGACGCCATGCGCGTCGTCGGTCAGCTGGGCCAGATCCTCGGTCCGCGTGGCCTGATGCCCAACCCCAAGGTTGGCACCGTGACTCCCGATGTCGTGACCGCGGTGAAGAATGCCAAGGCCGGTCAGGTGCGTTTCCGTACCGACAAGAATGGCATCATTCACACCACACTTGGCAAGGTCGATTTCGATACCGCTGCGATCCAGGGCAATCTGGAAGCGCTGGTTGCCGATCTCAAGCGCCTCAAGCCGAGCACCTCGAAGGGTGTGTACTTCAAGAAACTGACCCTGTCCACTACCATGGGCCCGGGTCTGACTGTCGATCATTCTGCGCTGGTGTGA
- the rplJ gene encoding 50S ribosomal protein L10 yields the protein MALALEGKKAIVAEVSEAAKDALSVVVADSRGVTVSAMTDLRKQARDNGVQIRVVRNTLARRALSGTPWECLNETFVGPTLLAFSTEHPGAAARLFKEFAKTQKDFEVKALAYEGELIPASDLDRLATLPTYDEAIAKLMSVMKEASAGKLVRTLAALRDQKQEQAA from the coding sequence GTGGCACTAGCTCTCGAAGGCAAGAAGGCGATTGTTGCCGAGGTCAGTGAAGCCGCCAAGGACGCTCTCTCCGTCGTGGTCGCCGATTCTCGCGGTGTAACCGTTAGCGCAATGACCGATCTGCGCAAACAGGCCCGTGACAATGGCGTGCAGATTCGTGTTGTCCGCAACACGCTGGCACGTCGCGCCCTGTCAGGTACTCCTTGGGAGTGCTTGAACGAGACTTTCGTTGGTCCGACTCTGCTGGCCTTTTCCACCGAGCATCCGGGTGCTGCCGCCCGTCTGTTCAAGGAATTCGCCAAGACGCAGAAGGATTTCGAGGTCAAGGCGCTGGCCTACGAAGGTGAGCTGATCCCGGCTTCCGATCTGGACCGTCTGGCAACGCTGCCGACCTACGACGAGGCGATCGCCAAGCTGATGTCGGTCATGAAGGAAGCTTCAGCCGGCAAGCTGGTCCGTACCCTTGCAGCCCTGCGCGATCAGAAGCAGGAGCAGGCCGCCTGA
- the rplL gene encoding 50S ribosomal protein L7/L12, with amino-acid sequence MALTQEDIINAVADMSVMEVAELVSAMEEKFGVSAAAAVVAGPAAAGEAAEEQTEFDLVLTAAGDKKVNVIKVVREITGLGLKEAKGAVDGAPATIKEAMSKDDAEAAKKKLEEAGASVELK; translated from the coding sequence ATGGCACTGACTCAAGAAGACATCATCAACGCCGTCGCCGACATGTCCGTGATGGAAGTCGCCGAGCTGGTTTCTGCGATGGAAGAGAAGTTCGGCGTGTCTGCCGCTGCCGCTGTCGTGGCTGGCCCGGCTGCTGCTGGCGAAGCTGCAGAAGAGCAGACCGAGTTCGATCTGGTCCTGACCGCTGCTGGCGATAAGAAAGTCAACGTGATCAAGGTGGTTCGCGAGATCACCGGTCTTGGCCTGAAGGAAGCCAAGGGCGCCGTCGACGGCGCTCCGGCGACCATCAAGGAAGCGATGTCCAAGGACGACGCCGAAGCGGCCAAGAAGAAGCTGGAAGAAGCTGGCGCGTCTGTGGAGCTCAAGTAA
- the rpoB gene encoding DNA-directed RNA polymerase subunit beta, with protein sequence MAYSYTEKKRIRKDFGKLPQVMDVPYLLAIQLDSYYDFLQQDRAPEERLEIGLNAAFKSVFPIESFSGNAALEYVSYRFGTPAFDVKECQLRGVTYSAPLRVKVRLIIYDRESSNKAIKDIKEQEVYMGEIPLMTENGTFVINGTERVIVSQLHRSPGVFFDHDKGKSHSSGKLLYSARVIPYRGSWLDFEFDPKDSVFVRIDRRRKLPATVLLRALGMSAEEILEQFFETSTFHIEKSGFSVDLVPSRLRGETATFDIKDADGSVIVEESRRITQKHIRQMEKSGLERLEVPMEYLYGKTLARDQVDPNSGELICECNTEITPELMEKLAKAGIATLETLYTNDLDCGPFISDTLKLDTTRSQLEALVEIYRMMRPGEPPTKEAAETLFRNLFFSEDRYDLSGVGRMKFNRRLRRESDTGSGVLDNDDILDVLKELIAIRNGFGDVDDIDHLGNRRIRCVGEMAENQFRVGLVRVERAVKERLSMAESEGLMPQDLINAKPVAAAVKEFFGSSQLSQFMDQNNPLSEVTHKRRVSALGPGGLTRERAGFEVRDVHATHYGRLCPIETPEGPNIGLINSLATYSHTNSYGFLETPYRKVVDRQVTDEVVHLSAIEEGDYIIAQASATVDESNKLVDDLVQVRHRGETTFMAPDKVTLMDVSPRQVVSVAAALIPFLEHDDANRALMGSNMQRQAVPTLRADKPLVGTGMERFVARDSGVCAVARRGGVIDSVDAKRIVVRINEDEIIGGEAGVDIYNLTKYVRSNQNTCMNQRPIVRPGDEVARGDILADGPSVDMGDLALGQNMRIAFMPWNGYNFEDSILVSERVVQEDRFTTIHIQELTCVSRDTKLGAEEITSDIPNVGESALSKLDEAGVVYIGAEVGPGDILVGKVTPKGETQLTPEEKLLRAIFGEKASDVKDTSLRAPTGMKGTVIDVQVFTRDGVEKDSRALSIEQMQLDEVRKDLQETYRIAEEATFERLQRTLSGQAVNGGPKLKKGDVLSDEYLDELPRQQWFKLRLQDESLNELLAQADEQLENRRKEMDERFEDKKRKLTQGDDLAPGVLKIVKVYMAVKRRIQPGDKMAGRHGNKGVISAIMPIEDMPFDANGEPVDVVLNPLGVPSRMNVGQVLETHLGMAARGLGMKIERMLRDAREQQVAEIRSFLSEIYNSPGTRVEDLDSLSDDEIIALAKNLQGGVPMASPVFDGAKEHEIKHLLKLADLPESGQMTLFDGRTGESFDRPVTVGYMYMLKLNHLVDDKMHARSTGSYSLVTQQPLGGKAQFGGQRFGEMEVWALEAYGAAYTLQEMLTVKSDDVEGRTKMYKSIVDGDHTMQAGMPESFNVLVKEIRSLGIDIELES encoded by the coding sequence ATGGCTTACTCATACACTGAGAAAAAACGCATCCGCAAGGATTTCGGCAAACTGCCCCAAGTGATGGATGTGCCCTACCTGCTGGCCATCCAGCTTGATTCCTACTACGACTTCCTCCAGCAGGATAGGGCGCCGGAAGAACGGCTTGAGATCGGCTTGAACGCCGCGTTCAAGTCCGTGTTTCCGATCGAGAGCTTCTCCGGTAACGCAGCGCTCGAGTATGTCAGCTACCGCTTTGGTACTCCGGCGTTCGACGTCAAGGAGTGTCAGCTGCGTGGCGTCACCTATTCTGCACCGCTGCGGGTCAAGGTTCGTCTGATCATCTATGATCGTGAGTCATCGAACAAGGCGATCAAGGATATCAAGGAGCAGGAAGTCTACATGGGGGAGATCCCCCTGATGACCGAGAACGGTACCTTCGTCATCAACGGTACCGAGCGCGTCATCGTCTCCCAGCTGCACCGCTCTCCGGGCGTGTTCTTCGACCATGACAAGGGCAAGAGCCACTCGTCAGGCAAGCTGCTCTACTCGGCCCGTGTGATTCCCTACCGCGGCTCCTGGCTGGACTTCGAGTTCGATCCGAAGGACAGCGTCTTCGTGCGTATCGACCGTCGCCGCAAGCTGCCGGCCACGGTGCTGCTGCGCGCGCTGGGCATGAGCGCCGAGGAGATCCTCGAGCAGTTCTTCGAGACCAGCACCTTTCACATCGAGAAGTCCGGCTTCTCCGTGGATCTGGTGCCGTCGCGCCTGCGCGGCGAGACCGCCACCTTCGACATCAAGGATGCCGATGGCAGCGTGATCGTCGAAGAGAGCCGTCGCATCACCCAGAAGCACATCCGTCAGATGGAAAAATCGGGCCTCGAGCGTCTCGAAGTGCCGATGGAGTACCTGTACGGCAAGACTCTGGCCCGCGACCAGGTCGATCCCAACTCCGGCGAACTGATCTGCGAATGCAACACCGAGATCACCCCGGAGCTGATGGAGAAGCTGGCCAAAGCCGGTATTGCGACCCTCGAGACGCTGTATACCAATGATCTCGACTGCGGTCCGTTCATCTCCGACACCTTGAAGCTCGACACCACGCGTTCGCAGCTCGAGGCGTTGGTCGAGATATACCGCATGATGCGTCCCGGCGAGCCGCCCACCAAGGAGGCCGCCGAGACCCTGTTCCGCAACCTGTTCTTCAGCGAGGACCGCTACGATCTGTCGGGCGTGGGGCGCATGAAGTTCAACCGTCGCCTGCGTCGCGAGTCCGATACCGGTTCCGGCGTGCTCGACAACGACGACATCCTTGACGTGCTCAAGGAGCTGATTGCCATCCGTAACGGTTTCGGCGACGTCGACGATATCGACCACCTGGGCAACCGTCGTATCCGCTGCGTCGGCGAGATGGCCGAGAACCAGTTCCGTGTCGGTCTGGTGCGCGTCGAGCGCGCGGTCAAGGAGCGTCTCTCGATGGCCGAGAGCGAGGGCCTGATGCCCCAAGACCTGATCAACGCCAAGCCGGTGGCCGCGGCGGTCAAGGAGTTCTTCGGCTCCAGTCAGCTCTCGCAGTTCATGGACCAGAACAACCCGCTCTCCGAGGTCACCCACAAGCGCCGCGTCTCCGCACTCGGCCCGGGCGGTCTGACCCGTGAGCGTGCGGGCTTCGAAGTGCGCGACGTACACGCTACGCACTACGGGCGGCTGTGTCCGATCGAGACGCCGGAAGGCCCGAACATCGGTCTAATCAACTCGCTGGCCACCTACAGCCACACCAACAGCTACGGCTTCCTCGAGACGCCGTACCGCAAGGTCGTGGATCGTCAGGTCACCGACGAGGTGGTACATCTCTCGGCGATCGAGGAGGGCGACTACATCATCGCCCAGGCCTCGGCCACCGTGGATGAGTCCAACAAGTTGGTCGACGATCTGGTCCAGGTGCGTCACCGCGGCGAAACCACCTTCATGGCACCCGACAAGGTGACTCTGATGGACGTCTCGCCGCGTCAGGTAGTCTCCGTGGCGGCCGCCCTAATCCCGTTCCTCGAGCACGATGACGCCAACCGCGCCCTGATGGGCTCGAACATGCAGCGTCAGGCGGTACCCACCCTGCGTGCTGACAAGCCGCTCGTCGGCACCGGCATGGAACGCTTCGTTGCCCGTGACTCAGGCGTCTGCGCCGTGGCACGCCGTGGCGGGGTGATCGACTCGGTGGATGCCAAGCGCATCGTGGTACGTATCAATGAGGACGAGATCATCGGCGGTGAAGCTGGCGTCGATATCTATAACCTCACCAAGTACGTGCGTTCCAACCAGAACACCTGCATGAATCAGCGCCCCATCGTGCGTCCCGGCGACGAGGTGGCGCGTGGCGACATTCTTGCCGACGGCCCCTCCGTCGATATGGGCGACCTGGCCCTTGGCCAGAACATGCGCATCGCCTTCATGCCCTGGAACGGCTACAACTTCGAGGACTCGATCCTGGTCTCGGAGCGCGTGGTGCAGGAGGACCGCTTCACCACCATCCATATTCAGGAACTCACCTGTGTATCTCGCGACACCAAGCTAGGTGCCGAGGAGATCACCTCCGATATTCCCAACGTCGGCGAGTCGGCGCTCTCCAAGCTCGACGAGGCCGGTGTGGTCTATATCGGTGCCGAAGTGGGCCCCGGCGACATCCTGGTCGGCAAGGTCACGCCCAAGGGCGAGACTCAGCTGACTCCGGAAGAGAAGCTGCTGCGCGCGATCTTCGGTGAGAAGGCCTCCGACGTTAAGGACACTTCGCTACGTGCGCCGACAGGCATGAAGGGAACCGTCATCGACGTGCAGGTCTTCACCCGTGACGGCGTCGAGAAGGACTCCCGGGCGCTTTCCATCGAGCAGATGCAACTCGACGAGGTACGCAAGGACCTTCAGGAGACCTACCGTATCGCCGAGGAAGCCACCTTCGAGCGTCTGCAGCGCACGCTCAGCGGCCAGGCGGTCAATGGCGGGCCCAAGCTCAAGAAGGGCGACGTGCTCTCCGACGAGTATCTCGACGAGCTGCCGCGTCAGCAGTGGTTCAAGCTGCGTCTGCAGGACGAGTCGCTCAACGAGCTGCTCGCTCAGGCCGACGAACAGCTCGAGAATCGCCGCAAGGAGATGGATGAGCGTTTCGAAGACAAGAAGCGCAAGCTCACCCAGGGCGATGACCTCGCGCCGGGCGTGCTCAAGATCGTCAAGGTCTACATGGCGGTCAAGCGCCGCATCCAGCCGGGTGACAAGATGGCCGGACGTCACGGTAACAAGGGTGTCATCTCGGCGATCATGCCGATCGAGGACATGCCCTTCGATGCCAATGGCGAGCCCGTCGACGTGGTCCTCAACCCGCTGGGCGTGCCGTCACGCATGAACGTGGGCCAGGTACTGGAGACCCACCTCGGCATGGCGGCGCGTGGGCTTGGCATGAAGATCGAGCGTATGTTACGTGATGCACGCGAACAGCAGGTCGCCGAGATCCGCAGCTTCCTGAGTGAGATATACAACTCGCCGGGCACCCGTGTCGAGGATCTCGACTCGCTCTCCGACGATGAGATCATCGCCCTGGCCAAGAACCTGCAGGGCGGCGTGCCGATGGCTTCGCCGGTGTTCGACGGCGCCAAGGAGCACGAGATCAAGCATCTGCTGAAGCTTGCCGATCTGCCGGAGTCCGGCCAGATGACGCTGTTCGATGGACGTACTGGCGAATCCTTCGACCGGCCGGTGACCGTGGGCTATATGTACATGCTCAAGCTCAACCACCTGGTCGACGACAAGATGCACGCGCGCTCCACCGGGTCTTACTCGCTGGTCACTCAGCAGCCGCTGGGCGGCAAGGCGCAGTTCGGTGGCCAGCGCTTCGGGGAGATGGAGGTCTGGGCGTTGGAAGCCTACGGCGCGGCCTACACCCTCCAGGAGATGCTCACGGTCAAGTCCGATGACGTGGAGGGTCGTACCAAGATGTACAAGAGCATCGTCGACGGCGACCACACCATGCAGGCAGGCATGCCGGAATCCTTTAATGTACTGGTGAAGGAAATCCGCTCGCTGGGCATCGATATCGAGTTAGAGAGCTAG